In Saccharicrinis fermentans DSM 9555 = JCM 21142, a genomic segment contains:
- a CDS encoding aldo/keto reductase — MEYRRFGKTEKNISAITLGGMRFKNGWDNPKEEIPALTQAHCNHIVDLAFKNGINHIETAHGYVKSEKVLGITLNEELKADRSSYYLMTKGNPQNASETRKLVEEQLQTLQTDYFDFYGWHGINTSELLHTSCKTGGPVEELLKMKEEGIIKHVGFSTHGHLETIEEAIGTNLFEFVNLHYYYFYQRNRAAIRFAEKKDMGVFIISPNDKGGQLYKAPNKVKKAIPHATPIQWNARFCLNTPNVHTLSFGMTEEAHFDEMQGIFQNKLNSISLLDQQAKERLDKMLNDDSYSYFDGYNIEDKNSPLDLPQLLHWRKLWKCYDMLDFAKYRYKELKTPNHWVPGVFATSENINKFDFSAIPDHIPLKAMLSELHKALHQDFKHPKSINAKELSLAKKE, encoded by the coding sequence ATGGAATATCGCAGATTTGGAAAAACAGAGAAGAACATTAGCGCTATAACACTAGGCGGGATGAGATTTAAAAATGGGTGGGATAATCCAAAAGAAGAAATTCCTGCACTTACACAAGCACATTGTAATCACATCGTTGATTTAGCCTTCAAAAATGGAATTAACCATATTGAAACCGCACATGGTTATGTCAAAAGCGAAAAGGTATTAGGTATCACATTAAATGAGGAATTAAAGGCAGACCGATCGTCCTATTATTTAATGACTAAAGGAAACCCGCAGAATGCCAGTGAAACAAGAAAATTAGTCGAAGAACAACTCCAAACATTACAGACAGACTATTTTGATTTTTATGGATGGCATGGCATCAACACAAGCGAGCTCCTTCATACTTCTTGCAAAACAGGAGGACCTGTTGAAGAGTTATTAAAAATGAAAGAAGAAGGCATCATTAAACATGTTGGATTTAGCACCCACGGCCATTTAGAAACAATTGAAGAAGCCATTGGTACCAATTTATTTGAATTTGTAAACCTCCATTACTATTATTTTTATCAACGAAACCGAGCTGCTATACGGTTTGCTGAAAAAAAAGACATGGGTGTTTTTATCATCTCTCCCAATGACAAAGGAGGACAACTTTATAAAGCGCCCAACAAAGTAAAAAAAGCAATTCCACACGCTACACCAATTCAGTGGAATGCTCGGTTCTGCCTAAATACCCCGAATGTTCATACACTATCCTTTGGAATGACAGAAGAAGCTCACTTTGATGAAATGCAAGGAATATTTCAAAACAAACTCAATTCAATAAGCCTTCTTGATCAGCAAGCGAAAGAAAGACTGGACAAGATGCTAAATGACGATTCTTATTCATATTTTGACGGCTACAACATAGAAGATAAAAACTCACCTTTGGATCTACCTCAATTATTACATTGGAGAAAATTATGGAAATGTTATGATATGCTAGACTTTGCCAAATATCGTTACAAAGAACTTAAAACCCCCAATCATTGGGTTCCCGGAGTTTTTGCAACATCCGAAAACATAAACAAGTTTGATTTTTCAGCAATTCCAGATCATATCCCTCTTAAAGCAATGTTAAGCGAATTACACAAAGCTTTACACCAGGATTTTAAGCACCCAAAATCAATTAATGCAAAAGAACTTTCTCTGGCAAAAAAAGAATAA
- a CDS encoding YiiX/YebB-like N1pC/P60 family cysteine hydrolase — MQKITINIIIILLLTVACSHQNKNKLIKTGDILFRANHKNGLSKAINEVTQTQSKTNYTHMGICKVLDDSVFVIHAHPSIGVCKEPLTNFCHPNGDSSYITDLYRIKAELKPNIKQALIQAEDLIGEPYDHTYILSEPGYYCSEFIYEIFKSDTLFSLNPMTFKDPASGKFHSGWLEHYQKLGLTIPEGLPGCNPNEMAAEGKLDFILRLEK, encoded by the coding sequence ATGCAAAAAATAACTATTAACATTATCATAATACTCTTATTAACTGTGGCTTGCTCTCATCAAAACAAAAACAAGCTTATTAAAACCGGTGACATCCTCTTCAGAGCTAATCACAAAAATGGTTTATCGAAAGCAATCAATGAGGTAACCCAAACCCAATCAAAAACCAACTATACTCATATGGGTATCTGTAAAGTGCTTGATGATTCGGTTTTTGTTATCCATGCACATCCATCCATAGGAGTATGCAAAGAACCACTCACAAACTTTTGTCACCCCAATGGTGACAGCTCTTACATCACTGATTTGTATAGAATAAAAGCCGAACTAAAGCCGAACATAAAACAAGCACTCATTCAAGCTGAAGATTTAATAGGAGAACCATACGACCACACCTACATATTATCTGAACCGGGCTACTACTGCTCTGAATTTATATATGAAATATTCAAGTCAGACACTCTATTCTCCCTAAACCCTATGACCTTTAAAGATCCAGCAAGTGGGAAATTTCATTCAGGATGGCTTGAACATTATCAAAAGCTGGGGCTTACTATCCCAGAAGGACTACCCGGCTGCAACCCCAATGAGATGGCAGCAGAAGGCAAACTAGATTTTATACTCAGATTAGAAAAATAG
- a CDS encoding sigma-54 interaction domain-containing protein: protein MHAHCKKGGGECYGLKEMTLLFEISQRLISSKELKNDLSPILRMLVEYLGAERSFLTIFNRNNSNIYIEAAYGMSQKQKMLGKYRLGEGVIGKVVELGQPIVIQEISKSNLFLNKTRSELNKEGRELSFICIPVVVQNKTTGALSVVRPFNPHITYEEDIHLLSIVGSLIAKTVKLRQEKAEELEQLKQKNQELESEVKANNFTTNIIGNSSKMRDLFSLIEMVARTNSTVLVRGESGIGKELVADAIHSESNRKNKKMVKVNCSALPDSLIESELFGHEKGAFTGADQMRKGRFEMAHGGTIFLDEIGDLPLSTQVKLLRVIQERAFERLGGSDTIKIDVRIVCATNCNLEKLIEEGRFREDLFYRINVFPIFVPSLRERRNDIPLLVDHFIHKFNRKNNAAIKRITTSAIDMLMVYPWPGNVRELENVIERACILARDNVIHSHNLPPTLQTADSTATGTQEGMTGVLERLERQLIIEGLTSTKGNISKAADRLKITERKLGTRIKKYRIEAWRYKV from the coding sequence ATGCATGCACATTGTAAAAAAGGAGGTGGAGAATGTTATGGTCTTAAAGAGATGACTTTGCTTTTTGAGATTAGTCAACGTTTAATATCCAGTAAAGAGCTCAAGAATGATCTGTCTCCCATATTAAGAATGTTAGTGGAGTATTTGGGTGCAGAGCGAAGCTTTTTAACTATTTTCAATCGCAACAATTCCAATATTTATATTGAAGCGGCATACGGAATGAGCCAGAAACAGAAGATGTTGGGAAAGTATCGCTTGGGGGAAGGTGTAATTGGAAAGGTTGTAGAATTAGGACAACCCATTGTTATACAGGAAATATCTAAGTCAAACCTTTTTCTGAATAAAACACGGTCTGAGTTGAATAAAGAAGGTCGAGAACTTAGCTTTATTTGTATTCCAGTGGTTGTGCAAAATAAAACAACAGGAGCACTAAGCGTGGTTCGGCCTTTTAATCCGCATATTACTTATGAAGAAGATATCCATCTGCTTTCGATAGTTGGCTCCTTGATTGCTAAAACAGTAAAATTACGTCAGGAAAAAGCTGAAGAACTGGAACAATTAAAGCAAAAGAACCAAGAATTGGAGTCGGAGGTGAAGGCGAATAATTTTACAACCAACATTATTGGGAATAGTAGTAAAATGCGAGATTTGTTTTCTTTGATTGAAATGGTTGCTCGAACCAATAGTACCGTTCTTGTGAGAGGAGAGAGTGGAATTGGTAAGGAGTTAGTTGCGGATGCTATACATTCAGAAAGTAATCGAAAAAACAAAAAGATGGTGAAAGTAAACTGTTCTGCTTTGCCCGACTCTTTAATAGAAAGCGAGCTTTTTGGACACGAAAAGGGAGCTTTTACAGGTGCTGATCAGATGCGTAAAGGACGGTTTGAAATGGCTCATGGTGGAACCATATTTCTGGATGAGATTGGTGATTTGCCTTTATCTACGCAAGTGAAACTTTTGCGGGTAATTCAGGAGCGAGCATTTGAAAGGCTAGGAGGATCTGACACTATTAAAATTGATGTGCGTATTGTATGTGCGACGAATTGTAATCTCGAAAAACTGATTGAGGAGGGTAGGTTTAGAGAAGACCTTTTTTATCGAATTAATGTATTCCCGATTTTTGTGCCTTCATTGAGAGAACGAAGAAATGACATCCCTTTATTGGTAGATCATTTTATTCATAAATTCAATCGAAAAAATAATGCAGCTATAAAAAGAATTACTACCTCAGCTATTGATATGTTAATGGTGTATCCGTGGCCTGGTAATGTTAGAGAGTTAGAGAATGTTATAGAGCGGGCATGTATATTGGCTCGTGATAATGTCATCCATAGTCATAACCTTCCTCCGACATTGCAAACAGCCGATTCTACAGCAACGGGTACACAGGAAGGTATGACTGGAGTATTGGAAAGACTGGAAAGACAACTGATTATTGAGGGATTAACCAGTACAAAAGGAAATATAAGTAAAGCGGCAGATAGATTAAAGATAACGGAACGTAAATTGGGAACACGTATTAAAAAGTATAGGATAGAGGCGTGGAGATACAAAGTTTGA
- a CDS encoding 3-deoxy-7-phosphoheptulonate synthase has protein sequence MTDKRIENINVSAEDAIITPNQLKDLYPLNENIIRTIEKGQGTIKNILSGEDKRILVVVGPCSIHDIDVAKAYAQKLKKLADELSDTLYLVMRVYFEKPRTTVGWQGLINDPFLDDSHQLEEGLKQARELLTYIAEIGLPVAGEALDIVTPQYIQDLISWTAIGARTTESQSHRKMASGLSSVVGFKNGTDGNIKIAVNALESVASPHNFISIDPDGHVAVVRTKGNSNTHIILRGGKEPNYDSDSVARYEKYLAKVGLPTRMMIDCSHANSNKKAANQRLVLKSIEEQIKTGNKSIMGVMIESNLFAGKQSIPADITTLQYGVSVTDECIGWDETEELLKAFATSIQS, from the coding sequence ATGACAGATAAGAGAATTGAGAATATAAACGTCAGTGCTGAGGATGCGATCATCACTCCTAACCAGCTAAAAGATCTTTATCCTTTAAATGAGAATATTATTAGAACCATTGAAAAAGGGCAAGGTACAATCAAGAATATACTTAGTGGGGAGGATAAGCGAATATTAGTGGTTGTTGGCCCCTGCTCTATTCATGATATAGATGTAGCGAAAGCCTATGCACAAAAGTTAAAAAAGTTAGCCGACGAACTAAGTGATACTTTATACTTGGTGATGCGGGTCTATTTTGAGAAGCCGAGGACTACTGTCGGATGGCAGGGATTAATTAATGATCCTTTTCTGGATGATTCCCATCAGTTAGAAGAAGGTTTAAAGCAAGCACGTGAACTATTAACTTATATAGCTGAAATAGGTTTGCCTGTGGCGGGAGAGGCGCTTGATATTGTAACGCCTCAGTATATTCAAGATCTTATTTCCTGGACAGCCATTGGAGCCAGAACCACTGAATCGCAAAGCCATCGAAAAATGGCCAGTGGTCTTTCCTCTGTCGTTGGTTTTAAGAATGGGACAGACGGAAATATTAAGATTGCGGTGAATGCTTTGGAATCTGTCGCATCACCTCATAATTTTATTAGTATTGATCCGGATGGTCATGTGGCTGTTGTTAGAACCAAGGGCAATTCGAATACGCATATTATCCTACGGGGAGGTAAAGAACCCAATTATGATAGCGATAGTGTTGCGCGGTACGAAAAGTATCTGGCGAAGGTTGGTTTACCAACCCGGATGATGATTGACTGTAGTCATGCCAATAGCAATAAAAAGGCTGCCAATCAAAGGTTGGTTCTAAAAAGTATTGAAGAACAGATAAAGACAGGAAATAAATCTATTATGGGAGTTATGATTGAGAGTAATCTTTTTGCAGGGAAACAATCTATTCCAGCTGATATTACTACCCTGCAATACGGTGTTTCGGTAACCGATGAGTGTATTGGATGGGATGAAACCGAAGAATTATTAAAAGCCTTTGCTACTTCCATCCAGTCATAA
- the ileS gene encoding isoleucine--tRNA ligase, with translation MSSKFKEYKGLDLSQVNREVLKKWEENDTFEKSMTTRAGNPTFVFYEGPPSANGLPGIHHVISRSLKDIVCRYKTQQGFEVKRKAGWDTHGLPVELGVEKSLGITKEDIGKKISVAEYNASCRKDVMKYTDKWEDLTHKMGYWVDMEHPYITYDNKYIETLWYLLKELYSKGYLYKGFTIQPYSPAAGTGLSTHELNQPGCYRDVKDTTCTAQFKVVKDEKSDFLFEGVDSELFFLAWTTTPWTLPSNTALAVGPQVVYQKVKTFNPYTGKPMVVILAKKLVSAHFNPKNADLSLDDYKPGDKKIPFEIMEEYSGKQLEGVVYEQLIPWVKPDGDAFRVILGDYVTTEDGTGVVHIAPTFGADDDRVAKMAGIAPLILIDKEGKQNPMVDKTGKYFLLEDLDPSFMKDFVHVESYKEYAGRYVKNDYDEQLTEKDPTLDVDISVMLKQENRAFKVEKHTHNYPHCWRTDKPVLYYPLDSWFIKTTAVKERMMELNKTINWKPESTGTGRFGKWLENLVDWNLSRSRYWGTPLPIWRTEDGKVEKCIGSIEELTQEIDKAIAAGVMEKSPYGSFKVGDFSKENYEQVDLHRPFVDDIILVSDDGEKMFREPDLIDVWFDSGAMPYAQMHYPFETEDKNGSALVFPADFIAEGVDQTRGWFFTLHALGTMLFDSVAFKNIISNGLVLDKKGNKMSKRLGNAVDPFEVIDKFGSDPLRWYMITNAQPWDNLKFDANGIDEVRRKFFGTLYNTYSFFALYANVDGFTGQEEEVPVEDRPEIDRWIISLLNSLIKEVTDSFESYEPTRAGRAIQHFVTENLSNWYVRLNRKRFWGGEYSKDKIAAYQTLYTCLETVSRLSAPIAPFYMDQLYNDLLSVKDEGSFNSVHLTVFPKHDEDRIHRALEQRMLYAQNISSMVLGLRRKESIKVRQPLQKVMIPILDVEFQEQVDKIKDLVLSEVNVKEMEFLTDTSGVLVKKIKPNFKTLGPKYGKMMKQIAGFINQMGQEEIALIEKEEKISTQIDGQTVEISIEDVEIMSEDIPGWLVASEGKITVALDIHITEELKQEGIAREFVNRIQNLRKDSGFEVTDKINLKIEKNDAINQAVINYKDYIASQTLAEEINLVDKCNESDAKRVEVDNDVETYIFVTKNTL, from the coding sequence ATGAGTTCTAAGTTCAAAGAATACAAAGGATTAGATTTGTCCCAAGTAAATAGGGAAGTGTTAAAAAAGTGGGAAGAGAATGATACTTTCGAAAAGAGTATGACTACCCGAGCAGGTAATCCTACGTTTGTTTTTTACGAAGGACCTCCTTCTGCCAATGGACTTCCGGGTATTCACCATGTTATTTCTCGGTCTTTAAAAGATATTGTATGTAGATACAAAACACAACAAGGTTTTGAGGTGAAGCGTAAAGCCGGTTGGGATACGCATGGACTTCCTGTTGAATTGGGAGTGGAAAAATCTTTGGGGATTACCAAAGAAGATATTGGCAAGAAAATATCTGTCGCTGAATACAATGCTTCATGCAGAAAAGATGTGATGAAGTATACCGATAAGTGGGAGGATTTAACCCACAAAATGGGATATTGGGTAGATATGGAGCATCCATATATTACTTACGACAATAAATATATTGAAACATTATGGTACTTACTAAAAGAACTTTATAGTAAAGGTTATTTATACAAAGGTTTTACCATACAACCATATTCACCAGCTGCCGGAACCGGATTGAGTACGCATGAACTGAATCAACCTGGTTGTTATCGTGATGTTAAGGATACCACATGTACGGCACAATTTAAAGTGGTAAAAGATGAAAAGTCAGACTTTTTATTTGAAGGCGTAGATAGCGAGCTGTTTTTTCTTGCATGGACAACAACGCCATGGACCTTACCTTCAAATACAGCCTTGGCTGTGGGGCCTCAAGTGGTTTACCAAAAGGTAAAGACTTTTAATCCATATACAGGAAAGCCTATGGTGGTCATCTTGGCAAAAAAACTAGTCTCCGCTCATTTTAACCCTAAAAATGCGGATTTGTCATTGGATGATTATAAGCCAGGTGATAAGAAAATTCCATTTGAGATAATGGAAGAATATAGCGGAAAGCAGTTGGAAGGTGTTGTATATGAGCAATTGATTCCGTGGGTAAAACCCGATGGAGATGCTTTCCGGGTTATCTTGGGTGACTATGTAACCACCGAAGATGGTACCGGGGTGGTGCATATTGCACCTACTTTTGGGGCCGATGATGACCGGGTTGCCAAAATGGCGGGTATTGCACCATTAATATTAATAGATAAAGAGGGTAAACAAAACCCGATGGTGGATAAAACCGGTAAGTATTTCTTGTTAGAAGATTTGGATCCATCTTTTATGAAGGACTTTGTTCATGTAGAAAGCTATAAAGAATATGCAGGTCGTTATGTGAAAAACGATTATGATGAGCAACTAACCGAAAAAGATCCTACTCTGGATGTGGATATTTCTGTGATGTTGAAGCAGGAAAACAGAGCTTTTAAGGTGGAGAAGCATACACATAATTATCCCCATTGTTGGAGAACCGATAAACCCGTTCTCTACTATCCGTTGGACTCCTGGTTTATTAAAACAACTGCCGTTAAAGAGCGGATGATGGAGTTAAATAAGACCATTAACTGGAAGCCTGAATCCACTGGTACAGGTAGGTTTGGAAAGTGGTTGGAGAATTTGGTAGATTGGAATTTATCTCGTTCGAGATATTGGGGAACCCCCTTACCTATCTGGAGAACCGAAGATGGAAAAGTAGAAAAATGCATTGGCTCTATTGAGGAACTGACCCAGGAAATTGATAAAGCAATTGCTGCTGGTGTCATGGAAAAAAGTCCTTATGGTAGCTTTAAAGTAGGTGATTTTTCAAAAGAAAATTATGAACAAGTGGATCTTCATCGTCCTTTTGTAGATGATATTATTTTAGTATCGGATGATGGTGAAAAAATGTTTAGAGAGCCTGATCTGATTGATGTGTGGTTTGATTCCGGTGCTATGCCTTATGCACAAATGCATTATCCATTTGAAACCGAAGATAAGAATGGATCAGCCTTGGTATTTCCTGCCGATTTTATTGCAGAGGGAGTGGATCAAACCAGAGGATGGTTCTTTACTTTACATGCGCTGGGAACAATGCTCTTTGATTCAGTAGCCTTTAAGAATATCATTTCTAACGGATTGGTATTGGATAAAAAAGGTAACAAAATGTCCAAACGTCTGGGCAATGCGGTAGATCCTTTTGAGGTGATTGATAAGTTTGGATCTGATCCATTACGGTGGTATATGATCACCAACGCACAGCCATGGGATAACCTGAAGTTTGATGCCAATGGTATTGATGAAGTAAGACGTAAGTTCTTTGGTACATTGTACAATACTTATTCCTTCTTTGCGTTATATGCCAATGTGGATGGATTTACAGGACAAGAGGAGGAAGTACCGGTGGAAGATCGTCCTGAAATTGATAGGTGGATTATTTCTTTGCTCAATAGTCTGATTAAAGAAGTGACAGATAGCTTTGAGTCGTATGAGCCTACCAGGGCTGGAAGAGCAATACAACACTTTGTAACCGAGAATTTGAGTAACTGGTATGTGAGATTGAATAGAAAAAGATTTTGGGGTGGTGAATATTCTAAGGATAAGATAGCTGCTTACCAAACACTTTATACTTGTTTGGAAACAGTGAGTAGGTTGTCAGCACCCATAGCTCCTTTTTATATGGACCAACTGTATAATGACTTACTCTCTGTAAAAGATGAAGGATCATTTAATTCGGTACATTTGACTGTTTTCCCTAAACATGATGAAGATAGAATCCATCGTGCCTTGGAACAGAGAATGCTTTATGCGCAAAATATTTCGTCCATGGTTCTTGGACTTAGAAGAAAAGAAAGTATCAAAGTTCGCCAGCCACTTCAGAAGGTGATGATACCTATTTTAGATGTGGAGTTTCAAGAGCAGGTGGATAAGATTAAAGATTTGGTGCTTTCTGAGGTGAATGTTAAGGAGATGGAATTTCTCACAGATACATCTGGTGTATTGGTGAAAAAGATTAAACCAAACTTTAAGACCCTGGGGCCTAAGTATGGTAAAATGATGAAGCAGATAGCTGGATTTATCAACCAGATGGGGCAGGAAGAAATCGCGTTGATTGAGAAAGAGGAAAAAATAAGTACCCAAATTGATGGACAAACTGTAGAAATTTCAATAGAAGATGTTGAAATTATGTCGGAAGATATTCCCGGTTGGTTGGTAGCCAGTGAAGGAAAAATTACAGTGGCATTGGATATACATATTACAGAGGAACTAAAGCAAGAAGGAATTGCTAGAGAGTTTGTGAATAGAATTCAAAATTTGAGGAAGGATTCTGGTTTTGAAGTAACAGATAAAATAAATCTGAAAATTGAAAAAAATGATGCAATTAATCAAGCTGTAATCAACTATAAAGATTATATTGCATCGCAAACATTGGCTGAGGAGATAAATTTGGTTGATAAATGTAACGAATCCGATGCCAAACGCGTAGAGGTCGACAATGACGTTGAAACCTACATCTTTGTAACAAAAAATACGTTGTAA
- a CDS encoding TraR/DksA family transcriptional regulator, which translates to MAEKTRYSDEELQEFKQIINAKLSKAKKDYELLRNTITQGDGNDTQDTSPTFKVLEEGAAVLSKEEAGKLAQRQLKFIQHLQAALVRIENKTYGVCRETGKLISKERLRAVPHATLSIDAKRNQK; encoded by the coding sequence ATGGCTGAGAAGACCCGATATTCCGATGAGGAATTACAAGAATTTAAGCAAATTATAAATGCCAAGTTAAGTAAGGCAAAAAAAGATTATGAGTTATTGAGAAATACCATTACGCAAGGTGATGGAAATGATACTCAGGATACCTCTCCAACCTTTAAGGTTCTGGAAGAAGGGGCTGCTGTGCTTTCTAAAGAAGAGGCAGGTAAACTGGCGCAGCGTCAGCTGAAATTTATACAGCATTTACAAGCTGCTCTTGTACGCATTGAAAATAAAACATATGGCGTCTGTCGTGAAACCGGTAAGCTTATTTCTAAAGAAAGACTGAGAGCTGTTCCACATGCTACCCTAAGTATTGATGCCAAAAGAAATCAAAAGTAG
- a CDS encoding lipoprotein signal peptidase produces the protein MLSILKKPVVIVFLVLLVDQALKIWVKTHMMLGEEFSVFGDWFIIHFIENNGMAFGMELAGKFGKVILSVFRIVAVIGIGYYLYQLTLKKAPTGLIISISLVLAGAVGNIIDSAFYGLIFNDSYPQVASLFPAEGGYSTFLHGKVVDMFYFPLWEGNFPQWLPFWGGEHFLFFRPVFNVADSAITIGIAIILLFQRKYFK, from the coding sequence ATGCTTTCAATATTAAAAAAGCCAGTCGTCATTGTGTTTTTGGTGCTTTTGGTGGATCAGGCTTTAAAGATTTGGGTGAAAACCCATATGATGCTGGGTGAGGAATTCAGCGTTTTTGGAGATTGGTTTATCATTCATTTTATTGAAAACAATGGAATGGCCTTTGGAATGGAATTGGCCGGTAAGTTTGGTAAAGTCATTCTCAGTGTATTTAGAATTGTAGCGGTTATTGGTATTGGTTATTACCTCTACCAACTCACCTTGAAAAAAGCCCCAACAGGTTTAATCATAAGTATATCGCTTGTGTTGGCCGGTGCAGTGGGTAATATTATCGATAGTGCTTTCTATGGATTGATTTTTAATGACAGCTACCCACAGGTGGCATCTTTATTTCCTGCTGAAGGTGGATATTCTACCTTTCTACATGGTAAAGTAGTGGATATGTTTTATTTTCCTCTATGGGAAGGTAATTTTCCGCAGTGGTTGCCTTTCTGGGGAGGGGAACATTTTTTATTTTTCAGACCGGTGTTTAATGTCGCCGACTCTGCCATTACCATTGGGATTGCCATTATTCTGTTGTTTCAGCGTAAATATTTTAAGTAG
- the wecB gene encoding non-hydrolyzing UDP-N-acetylglucosamine 2-epimerase produces the protein MKKVLIVFGTRPEAIKMAPVVKEFKKNGQVFETKVCVTAQHREMLDQVLNFFEIMPDFDLDLMKPNQNLFSLTGDIINGMKPILEDFKPDYVLVHGDTTTSISVALAAFYAGAKVGHVEAGLRTYNKLAPFPEEINRQLTGRIADFHFAPTTQSKENLLSEKTAPNSIVATGNTVIDALLESVNIVNEITDNAQINQLKEIIDPSKKLVVVTGHRRENHGQGFLNICSALSEIARREDVQVIYPVHLNPHVQKPVYSILGDNPHIHLIAPLPYEAFIWLMDKAYLIVTDSGGVQEEAPSLGKPVLVMRDTTERPEAVEAGTVILVGTNKDKIVKEAIDLMDNKDRYKRMSLLHNPYGDGKASQRIVDFLSKN, from the coding sequence ATGAAAAAAGTACTGATTGTATTTGGAACACGGCCGGAAGCTATTAAAATGGCTCCTGTTGTCAAAGAATTTAAAAAGAATGGGCAAGTTTTTGAAACCAAGGTGTGTGTGACTGCCCAACATCGTGAAATGTTGGATCAGGTGTTAAACTTTTTTGAAATTATGCCTGATTTCGACCTGGATTTAATGAAGCCCAACCAAAACTTATTTTCTTTAACGGGTGATATTATCAATGGGATGAAACCTATTTTGGAAGACTTTAAACCTGATTATGTGCTGGTTCATGGAGATACAACTACGTCCATATCCGTTGCCTTGGCTGCATTTTATGCAGGTGCTAAAGTAGGTCATGTGGAGGCTGGCTTGCGTACCTATAATAAGTTGGCTCCTTTTCCGGAGGAGATTAACAGGCAGTTGACTGGTCGTATTGCTGATTTTCATTTTGCTCCAACTACCCAATCTAAAGAAAATCTTTTAAGCGAGAAAACAGCGCCGAATTCTATTGTTGCGACGGGTAATACTGTCATTGATGCCCTCTTGGAAAGTGTCAATATTGTCAATGAAATTACAGATAACGCTCAGATCAACCAGTTGAAAGAAATCATCGATCCGTCTAAGAAATTGGTGGTGGTTACCGGCCACCGTAGAGAGAACCATGGACAAGGATTCCTGAATATTTGTAGTGCCCTTAGCGAGATTGCACGACGTGAGGATGTGCAAGTAATCTATCCTGTTCACTTGAACCCACATGTGCAAAAACCAGTTTATTCCATTTTAGGAGATAATCCGCATATTCATTTGATAGCCCCACTTCCATATGAAGCCTTTATTTGGTTGATGGATAAAGCTTATTTAATTGTAACAGATAGCGGTGGCGTGCAGGAGGAGGCACCTAGTTTAGGGAAACCGGTATTGGTGATGAGAGATACCACAGAAAGACCTGAAGCTGTGGAGGCCGGTACTGTTATACTGGTAGGAACAAATAAAGATAAGATAGTGAAAGAAGCTATCGATCTGATGGATAACAAAGATCGATATAAAAGGATGAGCCTTCTACATAACCCTTATGGTGACGGAAAAGCTTCCCAAAGGATTGTGGATTTTTTATCTAAAAACTAA